From the genome of Pirellulaceae bacterium:
GAACATGCTTTCCAGCGAACAGTAGCCGCGTTCATCCGAATAGGTATCACCGCTAGCGCAGTCGATACCCATGATGGCCACGATATCGCCCGCCGAGGCGCTGTCGATTTCTTCGCGCTGGTCAGCATGCATCCGCACGATACGGCTAAAACGATCCCGCCGTCCGGTGCGCTGGTTGGTATACATTTCACCTTTAGAAATGGAGCCTTGATACAAGCGCATGAAAGTCAATTGACCGTAGGGGTCTTCCACGATCTTGAACGCCATGCCCACAAATGGTTCTTTGGGGTCGGCTTTGAGCGGAAACTTTTCGCTCTCGTTCTCGAACTTGCGCGCCTTGATCTCTCGTTCCAGCGGATTGGGCAAGTAGCGGCAAACCGCATCCAGCAACGGCTGGACACCTTTATCTTTGAAGGCCGAGCCGACATAGACCGGAGTAAGTCCTTGATTCTGAACCGCATCTTTGACGACTTTGTGAATCAGATCGGCAGCGATCTCTTCTTCGCTGAGCAACAACTCCATCATCTCGTCGTTGTACATCGACAAGCTTTCCAGCATGGAATGGCGATACTCCTTGGCTTCGTTCACCATGTCGGCTGGGATGTCGTACTCTTCGACCTTTTCACCCCGATCACCAGCGAAACGCAAAGCCTTCATGGTGATCAGGTCGATACAGCCAGCAAACGTTTCGCCGGCACCGATGGGCAATTGCATTAATACGGCGTCGGTGTTCAGCTTATCGCGCATCATCTGCACGACTTTTTTGGCATCGGCACCGGTGCGATCCATCTTGTTGATAAATGCCAAGCGAGGCACATTGTAGCGCCGCATCTGACGGTCGACCGTCAGTGATTGACTTTGCACACCACCAACTGCGCACAGCACCAAAACGGCTCCGTCCAACACGCGAAGCGATCGCTCGACTTCGATGGTAAAGTCCACGTGACCGGGAGTGTCGATGAGATTGATATGGTGAGGCTCAGTAATGACGGCCCCTGGACTGCCTCCCCAGGAAACGCTGGTGGCCGCGCTGGTAATCGTAATCCCGCGCTCTTGCTCAAGTTCCATGTGGTCCATCGTCGCGCCATCACCGCCGCCCTTGACCTCTTCGATCTTATGTATGCGGCCCGTGTAAAACAAAATGCGCTCGCTGAGCGTTGTCTTGCCGGAGTCGATGTGAGCACTGATACCGATATTGCGAACTTTTGTAAGGTCCATAGATTCACCCAGAGCATTCGATGGCGATCCAGCACCACAGAGCCGTTAATCCCAGTCCTGGTAGACCAGCGCCCAGAGCCGTTGTGACTCCGGTGGCATTGTGACACTGTGTAGGCCCAGACTACCTCCCCATACCATCTCCGCCGGATGGGGGGGCATTCAGTACGTTTTAGCCCACGCTGCAAGTTTTGTAGGTGGGATATCTTACTGTTTCCCGTCCCTGGGAAAAGACCAAAAGTGCTAGGTAAATAACCGCTACCGACATGAACCAGGTTTTAAAGCGGCTGTTGCTGTGACGCGCAGTGGAAGGCGCCCAGCCCGTAAATCAGATCGTAGGCATCCGTTGGGATAATCTGCCGATTCGGCACCAAACCCTCAAAAAGCTTGAGCGCTTGGCGGTCGGTGGACGAACTGCGAAAGGTGGGGAGGATGAGGGCACCGTTGACCAGCAGGAAGTTGCAATAGCTCTCTGGAACACGCTGCGTCCCGACCATCCGAGGCGGGGGGGTGGGCAACGGGTGGACAACTAGGGATTGCCCCTGAGCCGTCCGGGAGCGGCGAAGAATTTCCAGGTTTTGCTCCAAGCCCTCTCGATTAGGATCATCGGGGGCTGAACTGGTAGCGGCCACTACCACTCCCGGAGCCACGAATCGAGCTAGTTGGTCAATATGGCCGTCGGTATCATCGCCTTGTAGTCCGCCGCCATCGACCCAAATGATTTCCTGGACGCCCAATTGCCGCTTCAGCTCGGCCTCAACCATCAAGCGTGACCAACCCGGATTGCGACTCATGGCCAACAAACAACTACTGGTAGTCAGCAGAGTCCCTTGACCATCGGTCTCCAAGCCTCCACCCTCGCAATACAAAGCCGAACGACTGCGACCGCAGGCCAGATGACTGCAAATACGCGCGGCGACAGCAGCATCATCGTCAAACGGCAGATATTTTCCACCCCAAGCGTTGTAATGCCAGTCGACGCCTACCAGCCCGCCGTCGCTCTTGCGTTTTACAAAAGTTGGACCGTAATCGCGAATCCAAACGTCGTTGGTCTTCCAGGGATAAATCGTCACCTGGTCAATGCCAGCCAAGGCCGCCTGGACTTCGGGCATTCTTGACTCGCTACCGGCCAGAACTTTCACTGGCTGCAGCGCCGACAACTGACGAATCCACTGAACGTACAATGGGGGAATGAAATCAAAGTGCCCCAACCAAGTGTTTGCGTTGTGAGGCCACGACAGCCATATGGCGGATTGCTGTTCCCATTCGGCTGGCCAGTAGTGTGGGCTGGATGTCTGCATGAATTGACTATGTGTTGTGATTCGATCGCGTCAGCATTTTACTGGCGGGATAGCAGAGCGGTCCAGATCGCGATATTGCCGGGCAAGCCCCAACGCGAGCAGTACAGTAAATACTTGCGCCGCAATGACGCTCAGTGGACCAGTCAGAATCCAGCTCGCCAGATTGCCCGCCGAGTTTGCCGGCGAAAGTGCCAGCAGGCCAAGAATTGCTACGGACGTCAGCAGGATCGACAGCCACATTGCTGGACCGATAGGTCGTCGGTCATTCAATGCCCAGCCACAGGCTGCACTACTGTAGCAACAGCCAATGAATAACGTGACCGCGACGCCAATCAACAGTAGCGAGGGAACATCCAGCCGCACGATACTGTGTACGGCCAACGCGGCCCAGGTGATCGCCAGCAAGTAATCCAGCAAGCGAACTTGGCCGCCGCGCAGACTGTGTGTCACCCAACCTGCTGACGTCAAGGCGGGATTCAATCGTACGGACAACCACCCAGCAACCTGCAGGCCAACGGATACCAATAAACACTCGGCAGTAGTCAAGTCTGTGACATGTTGCAGGACACGAGTCCACAGCCAACTGCTAGCAGCCACGATCAGCATCGAGCCAAACGCAATGCCGCTTGAGCGCGCCAACCAGAACCCGATCAGAAACTGACATCCCCATAACCAGCCCACCAGAGTTGGCTGAAGCCACTCTGGTATTTCGCTACCGACGGCCAGCACCCCGACCGCAATTCCATTGACCGCGAGCAGCAAAGGCAGCCAGAACCAAGCCAAGTAATCGGGTACAGAAGCTTCGTAATCGCTGGACTCAGCGAAAAAACTTGGGTGACTCTTTGCGGCCAGTGGTTCGGACAATTTCAGTTCCCACCCATTGATGACTGTCGGTCAACTGTGGTCGCTACTCTCGCCTGAGAGTAGAACACAGTTCTATTGCACGGTTTGGCGACCTGAGCCTACAAGAATTCTTGGCGAATCTAATCCTTGCCGAATCCAATTCACGCATCGTTAACGCACTGCCATTGTAAACCGATCACGCCCAGATTCAGCCCGCAGCTTGCTTCCTGCGTAACGTCGGTGCGAAGTCGTCGGTATAATAGTGGCATACCTGCTACATTCGATTCATGCCTTACAATCGCTGCACTGGCAGTCAGCTCATGAAGAACAAGCCCACTCAATCCACTGCACAGCCGATTCTGGGCTGCGTTGGGTTAAGCGTTGCTGGTCAGCCGACGCAATTTGTG
Proteins encoded in this window:
- a CDS encoding agmatine deiminase family protein, producing MQTSSPHYWPAEWEQQSAIWLSWPHNANTWLGHFDFIPPLYVQWIRQLSALQPVKVLAGSESRMPEVQAALAGIDQVTIYPWKTNDVWIRDYGPTFVKRKSDGGLVGVDWHYNAWGGKYLPFDDDAAVAARICSHLACGRSRSALYCEGGGLETDGQGTLLTTSSCLLAMSRNPGWSRLMVEAELKRQLGVQEIIWVDGGGLQGDDTDGHIDQLARFVAPGVVVAATSSAPDDPNREGLEQNLEILRRSRTAQGQSLVVHPLPTPPPRMVGTQRVPESYCNFLLVNGALILPTFRSSSTDRQALKLFEGLVPNRQIIPTDAYDLIYGLGAFHCASQQQPL
- a CDS encoding elongation factor G, with protein sequence MDLTKVRNIGISAHIDSGKTTLSERILFYTGRIHKIEEVKGGGDGATMDHMELEQERGITITSAATSVSWGGSPGAVITEPHHINLIDTPGHVDFTIEVERSLRVLDGAVLVLCAVGGVQSQSLTVDRQMRRYNVPRLAFINKMDRTGADAKKVVQMMRDKLNTDAVLMQLPIGAGETFAGCIDLITMKALRFAGDRGEKVEEYDIPADMVNEAKEYRHSMLESLSMYNDEMMELLLSEEEIAADLIHKVVKDAVQNQGLTPVYVGSAFKDKGVQPLLDAVCRYLPNPLEREIKARKFENESEKFPLKADPKEPFVGMAFKIVEDPYGQLTFMRLYQGSISKGEMYTNQRTGRRDRFSRIVRMHADQREEIDSASAGDIVAIMGIDCASGDTYSDERGYCSLESMFVPEPVIKMSVNPASRADADKMSKALQRFRKEDPTFQVYNDEETSETIICGMGELHLDIYIERMRREYKVEVQAGAPKVSYRETPTQKVEFDYKHKKQTGGSGQYAHIKGELSPIDPEGETQFEFEEHIVGGRIPKQFIPPVEKGMRDSVGKGPLADYPVVGVRIDLRDGSYHDVDSSERAFYICAQGCFRESMQKSKPVLLEPIMKVELECPESYQGDVVGDVVRRRGLISSTDIRDSISYIIAEVPLAETFGYATDLRSMTKGQGTFTMELLSYRKCPSNVQEEVIAARKKRELAAKA